One window of the Betta splendens chromosome 21, fBetSpl5.4, whole genome shotgun sequence genome contains the following:
- the hecw2a gene encoding E3 ubiquitin-protein ligase HECW2 isoform X3, whose translation MRPSLATAVLPPRTRSHNPPNLAVGGREHLSAPRRRSPNLRHTLSPENLRTLAERGGGAADTASVISGPIGLPRANSDTDLVTSQSRSSLTASTLEYSLNHGQNLVISWDIKEEVDATDWIGLYHIDETSPSNVWDCKNRGVNGTQKGQIVWRLEPGPYFMEPETRICFKYYHGVSGALRATTPCITVKNPAVLVEGLTEQVGVEHPRKLISFTLTDLRATGLKKGMFFNPDPYLKMSIHPGKRSVFPVFSHHGQERRSAIIANTTNPVWRGEKYTFVALMTDILYIEVKDKFAKSRPIIKRFLGQLAIPVQRLIEKISGVQPVSFSLCRRLPTEHVSGQLQFKVELTSTGPDGASPDSIIGISSLNGAPGTPSDDEDLPHNLPGVVSAGPSPTGSQGSQGMWEGGATACPEKELSYVRPETRFVEPESLAGHEILQRSLSEGLDAIEAPKGPGDRPLGAASPKLRCSFPTHTRLSAMLHIDSDEDEERSGAADITPVPLSPLLMNGDPPEAGGRDEEDSFPELKQEPEEEPRDECSPAADEPPEVEVALEAEAGLDLEDMLEPDVFSEVEEAPFTEGGEVEDGRVAAEDLSSEVDTMATAPQTAFSLSESCPVTLTVAAEVEEGAETAIDPGGGAVSSTSPTSGAVEDEGGDRAPQAGGAAPAGSEQQEAEVGVRRLSLQAAGGTAEGEGEQRKPPMDPEPTSTEAEREEDWEARIDSHGRIFFVDHVNRTTTWQRPTGPPAPQGLTRSSSIQQMEQLNRRYQSIRRTITNSDRTEESSVDLLPDPETELMPHSISEYRRESAVAHASGRSRLSLLLQSPSAKFLCSPDFFTVLHSNPSAYRMFTSNTCLKHMISKVRRDAHYFERYQHNRDLVTFLNMFSNKQLELPRGWEMKHDHTGKPFFVDHNCRSTTFIDPRLPLQSSRSTGLLAHRQHLSRQRSHSAGECLLLSQVVDDSRQNNLPITPRPSSTFSGSSRSQYHDVVPVAYNDKIVAFLRQPNIFEILQERQPELARNHSLKEKVQFIRSEGVNGLARLSSDADLVMLLSLFEEEVMSYVPPLLHPGYCLSSPQSSPGTQRANARAPAPYKRDFEAKLRNFYRKLETKGYGQGPGKVKLIIRRDHLLEDAFNQIMCYSRKDLQRSKLYVSFVGEDGLDYSGPSREFFFLVSRELFNPYYGLFEYSANDTYTVQISPMSAFVDNHHEWFRFSGRILGLALVHQYLLDAFFTRPFYKGLLRIPCDLSDLEFLDEEFHQSLQWMKDNDIEDMLDLTFTVNEEVFGQITERELKPGGAGIPVSEKNKKEYIERMVKWRIERGVAQQTESLVRGFYEVVDVRLVSVFDARELELVIAGTAEIDLADWRNNTEYRGGYHDNHIVIRWFWAAVERFNNEQRLRLLQFVTGTSSIPYEGFASLRGSNGPRRFCVEKWGKITSLPRAHTCFNRLDLPPYPSFSMLYEKLVTAVEETSTFGLE comes from the exons ATGCGTCCCTCCCTCGCCACGGCGGTCCTGCCGCCCAGGACCCGGTCCCACAACCCGCCCAACCTCGCCGTGGGCGGCCGCGAACACCTGTCAGCGCCACGGAGGCGCAGCCCCAACCTCAGGCACACGCTGAGCCCGGAGAACCTGCGGACACTGGCGGAGAggggcggcggcgctgctgacACCGCCTCCGTCATCAGCGGCCCGATTGGGCTTCCACGGGCCAACAGCGACACGGACCTGGTGACCTCCCAGAGCCGGTCCTCGCTAACGGCGTCCACTCTGGAGTACTCGCTGAACCACGGCCAGAACCTCGTCATATCCTGGGACAtcaaggaggaggtggatgcTACTGATTGGATTGGGCTGTACCACATTg ATGAAACCAGTCCGTCCAATGTGTGGGACTGTAAGAACAGAGGAGTGAATGGCACCCAGAAAGGTCAGATCgtctggaggctggagcccgGGCCCTACTTCATGGAGC CTGAGACCCGGATCTGTTTCAAGTACTACCATGGCGTCAGTGGAGCCCTGCGAGCCACAACACCCTGCATCACAGTGAAAAACCCAGCCGTGCTG GTGGAGGGGCTGACGGAGCAGGTGGGCGTGGAACATCCGCGGAAGCTGATCAGCTTCACTTTGACGG ACCTTCGAGCCACCGGCCTGAAGAAGGGCATGTTCTTCAACCCAGACCCGTACCTGAAGATGTCCATCCACCCGGGGAAGCGGAGCGTCTTCCCGGTCTTCAGCCATCACGGGCAGGAGCGCCGCTCAGCCATCATCGCTAACACCACCAACCCCGTGTGGCGCGGAGAG AAGTACACGTTTGTGGCTCTGATGACCGACATCCTGTACATCGAGGTGAAGGACAAGTTCGCCAAGAGCAGACCCATCATCAAGCGCTTCCTGGGCCAGCTCGCCATCCCTGTCCAGCGGCTCATTGAGAAGATTTCGGG CGTTCAGCCCGTGAGCTTCTCTCTGTGTCGCCGCCTGCCCACCGAGCATGTCAGCGGCCAGCTGCAGTTCAAGGTGGAGCTCACGTCCACCGGCCCGGACG GTGCTTCTCCTGATTCCATCATTGGCATTTCCTCTTTGAACGGAGCTCCGGGGACTCCGTCCGATGACGAGGACCTGCCACATAACTTGCCTGGGGTGGTTTCTGCGGGGCCTTCGCCTACAGGCTCCCAGGGGTCTCAAGGCATGTGGGAAGGTGGAGCCACAGCTTGTCCAGAGAAGGAGCTGTCCTACGTCAGACCGGAGACTAGGTTTGTAGAGCCTGAAAGCCTGGCTGGCCATGAAATACTGCAGAGGTCACTGAGCGAGGGCCTAGATGCTATCGAGGCCCCCAAGGGTCCCGGGGACAGACCCCTGGGTGCAGCTTCGCCCAAACTGCGCTGCAGCTTCCCCACACACACGAGGCTCAGCGCCATGTTGCACATAGACtcagacgaggatgaggagaggtcCGGGGCCGCGGACATAACCCCAGTGCCGCTGTCCCCGCTGCTAATGAACGGGGACCCTCCGGAGGCCGGCGGCCGGGATGAGGAAGACTCGTTTCCTGAGCTCAAGcaggagccggaggaggagccCAGGGACGAGTGCTCCCCGGCAGCAGATGAGCCccctgaggtggaggtggcCCTGGAGGCGGAGGCAGGGCTGGACCTGGAGGACATGCTAGAGCCGGATGTGTTCTCTGAGGTGGAGGAAGCTCCGTTCACGGAgggtggagaggtggaggacggCAGGGTGGCTGCTGAGGACCTGTCGTCAGAGGTCGATACCATGGCAACGGCTCCACAGACGGCCTTTTCATTATCAGAAAGCTGCCCAGTCACACTGACCGTTGCTGCT gaagtggaggagggggcAGAGACGGCCATAGATCCGGGGGGAGGCGCCGTTTCCAGCACCTCACCCACCAGCGGCGCCGTGGAGGACGAAGGGGGCGATCGCGCTCCTCAGGCcggaggagcagctccagcaggtagcgagcagcaggaggcggaggtgggAGTAAGGAGGCTGAGCCTGCAGGCTGCCGGGGGCACGgccgagggggagggggagcagaGAAAGCCGCCCATGGACCCAGAACCTACCTCTACGGAAGCAGAGcgggaggaag ATTGGGAGGCTCGCATCGACAGCCATGGCAGGATCTTCTTTGTGGACCACGTGAACAGAACCACCACTTGGCAGCGTCCTACTGGACCTCCTGCCCCACAGGGCCTGACCCGCTCCAGCTCTAttcagcagatggagcagctcaACCGCAG GTACCAGAGCATCAGACGGACCATAACCAACAGTGATCGGACAGAGGAGAGCTCGGTGGACCTGCTGCCCGACCCAGAGACTGAGCTGATGCCCCACTCCATTTCTG AGTACCGGAGAGAAAGTGCAGTCGCTCACGCAAGTGGTCGCTCTCGtctctccctgctgctccagTCGCCGAGCGCCAAGTTCCTGTGCAGCCCCGACTTCTTCACCGTGCTGCATTCAAACCCC AGTGCCTACCGCATGTTTACGAGCAACACCTGCCTGAAGCACATGATCAGTAAGGTGCGCAGGGACGCTCATTACTTCGAGCGCTACCAGCACAACCGCGACCTCGTCACCTTCCTCAACATGTTCTCCAACAAGCAGCTAGAGCTTCCCAGAGGGTGGGAGATGAAGCACGATCACACTGGGAAg CCCTTCTTTGTGGATCACAACTGTCGATCTACGACCTTCATTGACCCACGGTTGCCCCTCCAGAGCTCCCGCTCCACAGGGCTGCTCGCCCATCGCCAGCATCTGAGTCGccagcgcagccacagcgccGGGGAG TGCCTCCTTTTGTCACAGGTAGTGGATGACTCCCGGCAAAACAACCTGCCGATCACGCCGCGTCCCTCCAGCACCTTCAGCGGCTCCAGCCGGAGTCAGTACCACGACGTTGTTCCTGTGG CCTACAACGACAAAATAGTGGCGTTTCTACGGCAACCCAACATCTTTGAGATACTGCAGGAAAGGCAGCCGGAGCTAGCCAGGAACCACTCTCTCAA GGAGAAGGTGCAGTTCATTCGCAGTGAAGGGGTCAATGGGCTGGCTCGTCTCTCCAGTGACGCGGACCTCGTCATGCTGCTGAg CTTGTTTGAGGAAGAGGTGATGTCATACGTGCCGCCGTTGCTTCACCCAGGTTACTGCCTCTCTTCTCCTCAGAGCTCCCCTG GCACCCAGCGAGCCAACGCCCGCGCCCCCGCTCCCTATAAGAGAGACTTTGAGGCTAAACTGAGGAACTTTTATCGAAAGCTGGAAACCAAGGGTTATGGTCAAGGACCAGGAAAAGTCAA GTTGATCATACGCAGGGACCACCTCCTGGAGGACGCCTTTAATCAGATCATGTGTTACTCTCGTAAAGACCTGCAGAGGAGTAAGCTCTACGTCAGCTTTGTGGGCGAGGACGG ACTGGACTACAGTGGACCCTCCAGAGAGTTCTTCTTCCTGGTGTCCAGGGAACTGTTCAACCCGTACTATGGTCTGTTTGAATATTCAGCCAACGACACGTACACGGTCCAGATCAGCCCCATGTCTGCGTTTGTAGACAACCACCATGAATG GTTTCGCTTCAGTGGCCGGATCCTGGGCCTCGCTCTTGTCCATCAGTACCTGCTGGATGCCTTCTTTACCCGACCCTTCTACAAAGGGCTTCTCCGGAT CCCGTGTGACCTCAGTGACCTGGAGTTCCTGGATGAGGAGTTCCACCAGAGTCTCCAGTGGATGAAGGACAACGACATTGAAGACATGCTGGATCTCACCTTCACTGTCAACGAGGAGGTTTTTGGACAG ATCACAGAGAGAGAGCTAAAGCCGGGTGGGGCCGGCATCCCCGTGTCTGAGAAGAACAAGAAGGAGTACATCGAGCGCATGGTGAAGTGGCGCATAGAGAGGGGGGTGGCGCAGCAGACGGAGAGCCTGGTGCGGGGCTTTTACGAG GTGGTGGACGTGCGGCTCGTGTCTGTCTTCGATGCgagggagctggagctggtgatTGCAGGCACCGCAGAGATTGACCTGGCCGACTGGAGGAACAACACAGAATACAGAGGAG gttaccatgacaaccacaTAGTGATTCGCTGGTTCTGGGCAGCTGTGGAGAGATTCAACAATgagcagaggctgaggctgctgcag TTCGTCACAGGCACGTCCAGTATTCCCTACGAGGGCTTCGCCTCTCTGCGGGGCAGTAACGGACCTCGCAGGTTCTGTGTGGAGAAGTGGGGAAAAATCACCTCCTTACCCAG GGCTCACACTTGTTTTAACCGCCTGGACCTCCCTCCCTACCCCTCCTTCTCCATGCTCTACGAGAAGCTGGTCACGGCCGTGGAGGAAACCAGCACGTTTGGTTTGGAGTGA